A single genomic interval of Actinomycetes bacterium harbors:
- the rpsR gene encoding 30S ribosomal protein S18 — MPKSTFQRKPKRKFCQFCADKQDFIDYKDVNLLRKFMSDRGKIRARRVSGNCSQHQRDVASAIKNAREMALLPYSVR, encoded by the coding sequence ATGCCAAAGAGCACGTTCCAGCGCAAGCCAAAGCGGAAGTTCTGCCAGTTCTGTGCCGACAAGCAGGACTTCATCGACTACAAGGACGTCAACCTGCTGCGCAAGTTCATGAGCGACCGGGGCAAGATCCGCGCCCGGCGAGTCTCCGGGAACTGCTCGCAGCACCAGCGCGACGTTGCGTCGGCGATCAAGAACGCCCGGGAGATGGCGCTGCTCCCCTACTCCGTCCGCTGA
- the rplI gene encoding 50S ribosomal protein L9 — protein sequence MKVILTQEVRGVGAPGDIVDVTDGYGRNYLLPRNLARLATPGAVRQAEGIRARRVAREVADLEQARTIAAHLESLRVVIPAKAGSEGRLFGSITTPQIVEAVTRTGGTEIDRRRIHLEAPIKQVGSHQLTVRLHPEVEATVHLEVVPG from the coding sequence GTGAAGGTCATCCTTACCCAGGAGGTCCGTGGGGTCGGCGCCCCCGGGGACATCGTCGACGTCACCGACGGCTACGGCCGGAACTACCTGCTGCCCCGGAACCTGGCCCGCCTGGCCACGCCCGGCGCGGTGCGCCAGGCCGAGGGCATCAGGGCCCGCCGGGTCGCCCGCGAGGTCGCCGACCTCGAGCAGGCGCGCACGATCGCGGCCCACCTGGAGTCGCTCCGGGTGGTCATCCCCGCCAAGGCGGGCTCCGAGGGCCGTCTGTTCGGCTCGATCACCACGCCGCAGATCGTCGAAGCGGTGACCAGGACCGGCGGCACCGAGATCGACCGCCGCCGCATTCACCTCGAAGCGCCGATCAAGCAGGTGGGCAGCCACCAGCTCACCGTCCGGCTCCACCCGGAGGTCGAGGCGACCGTGCACCTTGAGGTCGTCCCCGGCTAG
- the dnaB gene encoding replicative DNA helicase, with product MAIRPPVAEGGASRPDGQAYERVPPHNIEAEESVLGSMLLSKNAIAEVLEMLHEDDFYRPAHRTVFQSILSLYSHGQAVDAVTVAEFLRRDGVLQDIGGAPFLFTLVSGVPTAANAAYYARIVKEAGVLRRLIDVGTRIVQLGFETPQDTERAVDIAESLVYQVAQGRVSEDYQSLREVLTGTLEAIERLHDDRREITGVPTGFPDLDRLTSGLQNSNLIIVAARPAVGKSTLGLDVARHAAVRAQVPTVVFSLEMSKTELVQRLMCAECTVDMQRLRTGRMEESDWTRLTRSLGKLADAPLFIDDSAAITMMEIRAKCRRLKQRHGLGLVIVDYLQLMQPAKRVENRQQEVSEISRSLKLLAKELEVPVIAVSQLSRQTEARSDRRPMLSDLRESGALEQDADVVLFIYRDELYDQESTRKGEADFILAKHRNGPTDTVTVTFQGQYSRFAPMAARSL from the coding sequence ATGGCCATCCGCCCCCCGGTTGCTGAAGGCGGCGCCTCGCGGCCCGACGGCCAGGCCTATGAGCGGGTCCCCCCGCACAACATCGAGGCGGAGGAGTCGGTCCTCGGGTCGATGCTGCTGTCCAAGAACGCCATCGCCGAGGTCCTCGAGATGCTCCACGAGGACGACTTCTACCGGCCGGCGCACCGGACCGTGTTCCAGTCGATCCTCAGCCTCTACTCCCACGGCCAGGCGGTCGACGCGGTCACCGTAGCCGAGTTCCTGCGCCGCGACGGCGTCCTCCAGGACATCGGCGGCGCCCCCTTCCTGTTCACGCTCGTGTCCGGGGTGCCAACGGCCGCCAACGCCGCCTACTATGCCCGGATCGTCAAGGAGGCTGGCGTCCTCCGCCGCCTCATCGACGTGGGCACCCGCATCGTGCAGCTCGGCTTCGAGACCCCCCAGGACACCGAGCGCGCCGTCGACATCGCCGAGTCGCTCGTCTACCAGGTCGCCCAGGGCCGGGTCAGCGAGGACTACCAGAGCCTGCGCGAGGTGCTGACCGGCACTCTGGAGGCGATCGAGCGCCTCCACGACGACCGCCGCGAGATCACCGGCGTCCCCACCGGCTTCCCCGACCTCGACCGCCTCACCTCGGGCCTGCAGAACTCGAACCTGATAATCGTCGCGGCACGGCCAGCTGTCGGGAAGTCCACATTAGGGCTCGACGTCGCCAGGCACGCGGCCGTCAGGGCCCAGGTGCCCACGGTGGTGTTCTCGCTCGAGATGAGCAAGACCGAGCTGGTGCAGCGCCTGATGTGCGCCGAGTGCACGGTCGACATGCAGCGCCTGCGCACCGGCCGCATGGAAGAGTCCGACTGGACCCGCCTGACCCGCTCCCTGGGCAAGCTGGCCGACGCCCCCCTGTTCATCGACGACTCGGCCGCGATCACCATGATGGAGATCCGAGCCAAGTGCCGGCGGCTCAAGCAGCGCCACGGCCTCGGCCTGGTGATCGTCGACTACCTGCAGCTCATGCAGCCGGCCAAGCGGGTCGAGAACCGCCAGCAGGAGGTCAGCGAGATCTCCCGGTCGCTGAAGCTCCTCGCCAAGGAGCTCGAGGTCCCTGTTATCGCCGTCTCCCAGCTCTCCCGCCAGACCGAGGCACGGTCAGACCGAAGGCCCATGTTGTCTGATTTGAGAGAAAGCGGAGCTTTGGAGCAGGATGCGGATGTTGTCCTCTTCATCTACCGGGACGAGCTGTACGACCAGGAGTCGACCCGGAAGGGTGAGGCCGACTTCATCCTGGCCAAGCACCGCAACGGACCTACCGACACGGTCACGGTGACCTTCCAGGGCCAGTACTCGCGCTTCGCCCCGATGGCGGCCCGCAGCCTGTGA